Proteins encoded in a region of the Anopheles aquasalis chromosome 2, idAnoAquaMG_Q_19, whole genome shotgun sequence genome:
- the LOC126570103 gene encoding cell cycle checkpoint protein RAD1-like: protein MQRTKVLLSKGIVHNRNMVTQTQYSQIQFQAVVNNLATFHNVIKAINFVENAMIQLSKEGLQVTVEDAKSIQAVALIKRTCFSEYSLNAATTATAPAEGGTAEPFASFGLNLKVFTDCLSMFTTSELDSSLKLLRKGPRAPLIAILEQHGEDSLITECSIRTMEPFDCMDLEFTDDQQIVSKFAAKGTDFFQLLGEMDSNCAEIEVSITPSQLKFETFGELHMNASVELSNDSDILISFNCSQTSTYRYKFQHFKLIMRTLALASQVVISTNGEGLLGLQVIIENNDNSMFYVQYFILPLVHDNDSVMN, encoded by the exons ATGCAAAGAACAAAGGTGCTGCTCAGCAAAGGAATCGTACATAATCGCAACATGGTGACCCAAACGCAGTACAGCCAAATACAGTTCCAGGCGGTGGTGAACAATTTGGCCACGTTTCACAACGTTATAAAAGCCATTAATTTTGTCGAG AACGCTATGATACAGCTCAGCAAGGAAGGCCTGCAAGTGACCGTTGAAGATGCCAAAAGTATTCAAGCGGTAGCACTCATCAAACGGACCTGTTTCTCGGAGTACAGTCTTAATGCTGctacgacggcgacggctccGGCAGAGGGGGGTACGGCGGAACCGTTCGCATCATTCGGGCTGAATCTGAAGGTCTTCACCGATTGCTTGAGCATGTTTACAACGAGTGAGCTGGATTCGAGTCTTAAGCTTCTGCGCAAAGGACCCCGTGCACCGTTAATCGCCATACTGGAGCAGCACGGCGAGGACAGTTTGATCACGGAGTGCTCGATTCGCACCATGGAACCGTTCGATTGCATGGACTTGGAGTTTACCGATGACCAGCAAATCGTGAGCAAGTTTGCGGCCAAAGGTACGGACTTTTTCCAGTTGCTTGGCGAAATGGATAGCAACTGTGCGGAGATTGAAGTCAGCATTACGCCATCGCAGCTGAAGTTTGAAACTTTCGGTGAACTCCACATGAACGCTAGCGTAGAGTTGTCCAATGATAGCGATATCCTCATCAGCTTCAACTGCTCGCAAACGAGCACCTATCGTTACAAGTTTCAGCATTTTAAGCTGATTATGCGTACACTAGCGCTTGCATCGCAAGTGGTCATTAGTACCAATGGCGAGGGTTTGCTCGGGCTGCAGGTAATCATTGAAAACAACGATAATTCCATGTTCTACGTGCAGTACTTTATCCTCCCGCTGGTGCACGATAACGATTCAGTGATGAATTAA
- the LOC126570110 gene encoding RNA-binding protein 7, with amino-acid sequence MSEDERTLWCGNLSEKVTEELLYELCLQAGPVENVKIPRDSERRQRSYGFVTYVHACSVEYAIKLFEGTSLFQRKLTLHKKQRNGPNPAASPQINFNASSNSNRSQLSDSFGNTSMGSELDVSGMMMFAPNPVGLAHEQAFAMAMNGMLAQMGNQMLGACLPAYDDGNQQGSYRSKMRRNDRDRSDTYDRYNERPYDRHSHGHKPYSRDDRDHYQRTHDERRRHSDPDRDRHRDRRRRR; translated from the exons ATGAGTGAGGATGAAAGAACACTTTGGTGCGGTAATTTGAGTGAAAAAGTTACAGAAGAGTTGCTGTATGAGTTGTGTTTGCAG GCGGGtccggtggaaaatgtgaaGATTCCACGCGACAGTGAACGTCGGCAACGATCCTATGGATTCGTCACATATGTCCACGCATGTAGCGTCGAGTATGCTATCAAACTGTTCGAGGGGACTTCGCTGTTTCAGCGAAAGTTGACGCTTCACAAGAAGCAACGGAACGGTCCGAATCCTGCCGCTTCGCCCCAGATAAACTTCAATGCGTCATCGAACAGTAATCGTTCGCAACTATCGGACTCATTTGGCAATACCTCAATGGGGAGCGAATTGGACGTTTCGGGCATGATGATGTTTGCACCGAACCCAGTAGGTCTTGCCCATGAGCAAGCATTTGCGATGGCCATGAACGGTATGTTGGCCCAGATGGGTAACCAAATGCTCGGTGCCTGCCTACCGGCCTACGATGATGGAAACCAGCAGGGCTCCTATCGTTCCAAGATGCGAAGgaacgatcgtgatcgcagCGATACGTACGATCGGTATAACGAAAGGCCCTACGATCGCCATAGTCACGGCCACAAACCCTATTCCCGTGATGACCGTGATCACTATCAGCGAACGCACGATGAGCGTCGACGGCATTCAGACcccgatcgtgatcgtcacCGCGATCGCCGTAGGCGAAGGTAG